A stretch of the Pseudopipra pipra isolate bDixPip1 chromosome 11, bDixPip1.hap1, whole genome shotgun sequence genome encodes the following:
- the UBA3 gene encoding NEDD8-activating enzyme E1 catalytic subunit isoform X2 produces MADREESMAVDGGCGDTGDWGGRWNHVKKFLERSGPFRHPDFEPGTQALDFLLSTCKVLVIGAGGLGCELLKNLALSGFRQIHVIDMDTIDVSNLNRQFLFRPKDVGRPKAEVAAEFLNSRIPNCAVVPYFKKIQDMDESFYRQFHIIVCGLDSIIARRWINGMLMSFLNYEDKALDQSSIIPLIDGGTEGFKGNARVIIPGMTACVECTLELYPPQVNFPMCTIASMPRLPEHCIEYVRILQWPKEQPFGEGVALDGDDPEHIQWIYQKSLERASQFNIKGVTYRLTQGVVKRIIPAVASTNAVIAAVCATEVFKIATSAYVPLNNYLVFNDVDGLYTYTFEAERKENCPACSQLPQKIEISPSAKLQEVLDYLTNNASLQMKSPAITATMFGGNKTLYLQTVASIEERTRPNLSKTLKELGLVDGQELAVADVTTPQTMLFKLHFTT; encoded by the exons ATGGCGGATCGTGAGGAATC AATGGCTGTTGATGGTGGGTGTGGGGACACTGGAGACTGGGGAGGTCGCTGGAACCATGTAAAGAAGTTCCTCGAGCGATCTGGACCATTCAGACATCCCGATTTCGAGCCAGGCACTCAA GCCCTTGATTTTTTGCTAAGCACATGTAAAGTACTAGTCATTGGAGCAGGAGGATTAGGATGTGAACTCCTGAAAAATCTG GCACTGTCTGGCTTCAGACAGATCCATGTTATTGACATGGATACTATAGATGTCTCTAACCTTAACCGGCAGTTTCTGTTTCG ACCGAAGGATGTGGGGCGACCAAAAGCTGAAGTTGCAGCAGAATTCCTGAACAGCCGCATTCCCAACTGTGCCGTTGTACC gtattttaaaaagatCCAGGACATGGATGAAAGCTTCTATCGAC aGTTCCATATTATTGTTTGTGGGCTGGACTCTATAATTGCAAGAAGATGGATAAATGGCATGCTG ATGtcctttttaaattatgaaGATAAGGCACTGGATCAAAGTTCCATCATACCTTTAATAGATGGAGGGACGGAAGGTTTCAAAGGAAACGCTCGTGTGATCATTCCTGGTATGACAGCATGTGTTGAGTGCACACTTGAGCTTTATCCCCCACAG GTCAATTTTCCCATGTGCACTATTGCATCCATGCCCAGATTGCCAGAGCATTGTATTGAGTATGTCAGGATATTACAGTGGCCAAAGGAGCAACCTTTTGGAG AAGGTGTTGCATTGGATGGAGATGACCCTGAACATATACAGTGGATTTACCAGAAGTCTTTAGAAAGAGCATCACAATTTAATATTAAAGGTGTTACCTACAGACTCACCCAAG ggGTGGTTAAACGAATTATTCCAGCAGTAGCTTCTACAAATGCAGTAATTGCAG ctGTTTGCGCCACTGAAGTTTTCAAAATAGCCACAAg TGCATACGTTCCTCTTAACAACTACTTGGTGTTTAATGATGTGGATGGATTATATACATACACCTTTGAAGCTGAAAGGAAG GAGAACTGTCCAGCCTGCAGCCAGCTTCCCCAAAAGATAGAGATTTCCCCATCAGCTAAATTGCAGGAGGTCTTGGATTACTTGACAAATAATGCTTCATT GCAAATGAAATCTCCTGCAATCACAGCAACTATGTTTGGGGGAAATAAAACACTTTATTTACAG acAGTAGCTTCAATTGAAGAACGAACAAGGCCAAATCTTTCCAAGACACTAAAAG aaCTGGGGCTTGTGGATGGCCAAGAACTTGCAGTTGCTGACGTTACAACACCACAGACTATGTTGTTCAAGCTTCACTTTACCACTTAA
- the UBA3 gene encoding NEDD8-activating enzyme E1 catalytic subunit isoform X1 produces the protein MADREESEKKRRRLEELLADGMAVDGGCGDTGDWGGRWNHVKKFLERSGPFRHPDFEPGTQALDFLLSTCKVLVIGAGGLGCELLKNLALSGFRQIHVIDMDTIDVSNLNRQFLFRPKDVGRPKAEVAAEFLNSRIPNCAVVPYFKKIQDMDESFYRQFHIIVCGLDSIIARRWINGMLMSFLNYEDKALDQSSIIPLIDGGTEGFKGNARVIIPGMTACVECTLELYPPQVNFPMCTIASMPRLPEHCIEYVRILQWPKEQPFGEGVALDGDDPEHIQWIYQKSLERASQFNIKGVTYRLTQGVVKRIIPAVASTNAVIAAVCATEVFKIATSAYVPLNNYLVFNDVDGLYTYTFEAERKENCPACSQLPQKIEISPSAKLQEVLDYLTNNASLQMKSPAITATMFGGNKTLYLQTVASIEERTRPNLSKTLKELGLVDGQELAVADVTTPQTMLFKLHFTT, from the exons ATGGCGGATCGTGAGGAATC ggagaagaaaagaaggaggcTAGAGGAGCTGCTGGCGGATGG AATGGCTGTTGATGGTGGGTGTGGGGACACTGGAGACTGGGGAGGTCGCTGGAACCATGTAAAGAAGTTCCTCGAGCGATCTGGACCATTCAGACATCCCGATTTCGAGCCAGGCACTCAA GCCCTTGATTTTTTGCTAAGCACATGTAAAGTACTAGTCATTGGAGCAGGAGGATTAGGATGTGAACTCCTGAAAAATCTG GCACTGTCTGGCTTCAGACAGATCCATGTTATTGACATGGATACTATAGATGTCTCTAACCTTAACCGGCAGTTTCTGTTTCG ACCGAAGGATGTGGGGCGACCAAAAGCTGAAGTTGCAGCAGAATTCCTGAACAGCCGCATTCCCAACTGTGCCGTTGTACC gtattttaaaaagatCCAGGACATGGATGAAAGCTTCTATCGAC aGTTCCATATTATTGTTTGTGGGCTGGACTCTATAATTGCAAGAAGATGGATAAATGGCATGCTG ATGtcctttttaaattatgaaGATAAGGCACTGGATCAAAGTTCCATCATACCTTTAATAGATGGAGGGACGGAAGGTTTCAAAGGAAACGCTCGTGTGATCATTCCTGGTATGACAGCATGTGTTGAGTGCACACTTGAGCTTTATCCCCCACAG GTCAATTTTCCCATGTGCACTATTGCATCCATGCCCAGATTGCCAGAGCATTGTATTGAGTATGTCAGGATATTACAGTGGCCAAAGGAGCAACCTTTTGGAG AAGGTGTTGCATTGGATGGAGATGACCCTGAACATATACAGTGGATTTACCAGAAGTCTTTAGAAAGAGCATCACAATTTAATATTAAAGGTGTTACCTACAGACTCACCCAAG ggGTGGTTAAACGAATTATTCCAGCAGTAGCTTCTACAAATGCAGTAATTGCAG ctGTTTGCGCCACTGAAGTTTTCAAAATAGCCACAAg TGCATACGTTCCTCTTAACAACTACTTGGTGTTTAATGATGTGGATGGATTATATACATACACCTTTGAAGCTGAAAGGAAG GAGAACTGTCCAGCCTGCAGCCAGCTTCCCCAAAAGATAGAGATTTCCCCATCAGCTAAATTGCAGGAGGTCTTGGATTACTTGACAAATAATGCTTCATT GCAAATGAAATCTCCTGCAATCACAGCAACTATGTTTGGGGGAAATAAAACACTTTATTTACAG acAGTAGCTTCAATTGAAGAACGAACAAGGCCAAATCTTTCCAAGACACTAAAAG aaCTGGGGCTTGTGGATGGCCAAGAACTTGCAGTTGCTGACGTTACAACACCACAGACTATGTTGTTCAAGCTTCACTTTACCACTTAA
- the UBA3 gene encoding NEDD8-activating enzyme E1 catalytic subunit isoform X3 — translation MAVDGGCGDTGDWGGRWNHVKKFLERSGPFRHPDFEPGTQALDFLLSTCKVLVIGAGGLGCELLKNLALSGFRQIHVIDMDTIDVSNLNRQFLFRPKDVGRPKAEVAAEFLNSRIPNCAVVPYFKKIQDMDESFYRQFHIIVCGLDSIIARRWINGMLMSFLNYEDKALDQSSIIPLIDGGTEGFKGNARVIIPGMTACVECTLELYPPQVNFPMCTIASMPRLPEHCIEYVRILQWPKEQPFGEGVALDGDDPEHIQWIYQKSLERASQFNIKGVTYRLTQGVVKRIIPAVASTNAVIAAVCATEVFKIATSAYVPLNNYLVFNDVDGLYTYTFEAERKENCPACSQLPQKIEISPSAKLQEVLDYLTNNASLQMKSPAITATMFGGNKTLYLQTVASIEERTRPNLSKTLKELGLVDGQELAVADVTTPQTMLFKLHFTT, via the exons ATGGCTGTTGATGGTGGGTGTGGGGACACTGGAGACTGGGGAGGTCGCTGGAACCATGTAAAGAAGTTCCTCGAGCGATCTGGACCATTCAGACATCCCGATTTCGAGCCAGGCACTCAA GCCCTTGATTTTTTGCTAAGCACATGTAAAGTACTAGTCATTGGAGCAGGAGGATTAGGATGTGAACTCCTGAAAAATCTG GCACTGTCTGGCTTCAGACAGATCCATGTTATTGACATGGATACTATAGATGTCTCTAACCTTAACCGGCAGTTTCTGTTTCG ACCGAAGGATGTGGGGCGACCAAAAGCTGAAGTTGCAGCAGAATTCCTGAACAGCCGCATTCCCAACTGTGCCGTTGTACC gtattttaaaaagatCCAGGACATGGATGAAAGCTTCTATCGAC aGTTCCATATTATTGTTTGTGGGCTGGACTCTATAATTGCAAGAAGATGGATAAATGGCATGCTG ATGtcctttttaaattatgaaGATAAGGCACTGGATCAAAGTTCCATCATACCTTTAATAGATGGAGGGACGGAAGGTTTCAAAGGAAACGCTCGTGTGATCATTCCTGGTATGACAGCATGTGTTGAGTGCACACTTGAGCTTTATCCCCCACAG GTCAATTTTCCCATGTGCACTATTGCATCCATGCCCAGATTGCCAGAGCATTGTATTGAGTATGTCAGGATATTACAGTGGCCAAAGGAGCAACCTTTTGGAG AAGGTGTTGCATTGGATGGAGATGACCCTGAACATATACAGTGGATTTACCAGAAGTCTTTAGAAAGAGCATCACAATTTAATATTAAAGGTGTTACCTACAGACTCACCCAAG ggGTGGTTAAACGAATTATTCCAGCAGTAGCTTCTACAAATGCAGTAATTGCAG ctGTTTGCGCCACTGAAGTTTTCAAAATAGCCACAAg TGCATACGTTCCTCTTAACAACTACTTGGTGTTTAATGATGTGGATGGATTATATACATACACCTTTGAAGCTGAAAGGAAG GAGAACTGTCCAGCCTGCAGCCAGCTTCCCCAAAAGATAGAGATTTCCCCATCAGCTAAATTGCAGGAGGTCTTGGATTACTTGACAAATAATGCTTCATT GCAAATGAAATCTCCTGCAATCACAGCAACTATGTTTGGGGGAAATAAAACACTTTATTTACAG acAGTAGCTTCAATTGAAGAACGAACAAGGCCAAATCTTTCCAAGACACTAAAAG aaCTGGGGCTTGTGGATGGCCAAGAACTTGCAGTTGCTGACGTTACAACACCACAGACTATGTTGTTCAAGCTTCACTTTACCACTTAA